One genomic region from Chiloscyllium plagiosum isolate BGI_BamShark_2017 chromosome 21, ASM401019v2, whole genome shotgun sequence encodes:
- the LOC122560586 gene encoding parvalbumin beta 3-like isoform X1, with translation MRHNPSTAKSHLNGLHIKQVFQESSRRQGTSLPSGARPRDTLRANNSFDCKKFFMTCGLSKKSAEDIRKVFRAIDDDDSGFIEEDELKYFLQRFSAGARVLNDKETKTFMDGGDKDGDGRLGTDEFVDLVLS, from the exons ATGCGACACAACCCAAGTACAGCAAAGAGTCACCTTAATGGGCTGCATATAAAGCAGGTCTTCCAGGAGAGCTCACGCAGACAAGGTACTTCGCTCCCATCTGGTGCAAGGCCCAGAGATACCCTGAGAG CCAATAACTCCTTCGACTGCAAGAAATTCTTTATGACTTGCGGTCTATCTAAAAAATCCGCCGAAGACATCAGGAAAGTTTTCCGAGCTATTGATGATGATGACAGTGGGTTCATCGAAGAAGATGAATTAAA GTATTTCCTGCAGAGGTTCTCTGCTGGAGCTAGGGTGCTGAATGACAAGGAGACCAAGACATTCATGGATGGAGGAGATAAAGATGGCGATGGAAGACTTGGTACTGATG AATTTGTCGATCTGGTACTCTCATAG
- the LOC122560586 gene encoding parvalbumin, thymic CPV3-like isoform X2, with protein MEITDVLSVADISTALKECQANNSFDCKKFFMTCGLSKKSAEDIRKVFRAIDDDDSGFIEEDELKYFLQRFSAGARVLNDKETKTFMDGGDKDGDGRLGTDEFVDLVLS; from the exons ATGGAAATCACTGACGTTCTGTCTGTTGCTGACATTTCCACTGCTTTAAAGGAATGCCAAG CCAATAACTCCTTCGACTGCAAGAAATTCTTTATGACTTGCGGTCTATCTAAAAAATCCGCCGAAGACATCAGGAAAGTTTTCCGAGCTATTGATGATGATGACAGTGGGTTCATCGAAGAAGATGAATTAAA GTATTTCCTGCAGAGGTTCTCTGCTGGAGCTAGGGTGCTGAATGACAAGGAGACCAAGACATTCATGGATGGAGGAGATAAAGATGGCGATGGAAGACTTGGTACTGATG AATTTGTCGATCTGGTACTCTCATAG